One stretch of Desulfovibrio sp. JC010 DNA includes these proteins:
- a CDS encoding ABC transporter substrate-binding protein, with product MKKLIIRSLLALMVLGLALIVVSGCSKKEEKIKIGFNIPLTGDIPKVGEASKNAAEMLLADINAQGGLEVGGKKIPLEFFYEDNESKAESAVNVALKLIEQDGVVAIIGPNSSKQAVPAGGTCNDNRTPMVSPWSTNPDTTKNRPWVFRAAFLDPFQGPVAVNFATKQFKAKSAAVLFDISNDYSKGLAEIFKEVFEKKNGASSIVAFESHGTKDQDFSAQLTKIINSNPDFIFVPDNYNQVALIVKQARDLGYKGPFMGSDAWGSAELMKLCGDDCKGQFFSTHYAAAGAKGATKKFIDRYEAKYGETPDDVAALTWDATRLVLQAIQDAGSYNSDLKAERKAIRDALSNIKEFAGITGSMKFDSQGDPIKCAVVVRIDENGNFVFAESVCP from the coding sequence ATGAAGAAATTGATTATCAGGTCGCTTCTGGCCCTCATGGTACTGGGGCTGGCTCTGATCGTTGTCAGCGGTTGCTCCAAAAAAGAAGAAAAAATCAAAATCGGCTTCAACATCCCGCTCACAGGAGACATCCCCAAAGTAGGTGAAGCCTCCAAGAATGCGGCAGAGATGCTCCTTGCAGACATTAACGCGCAGGGCGGACTTGAAGTGGGCGGCAAAAAAATTCCTCTTGAATTCTTTTATGAAGATAACGAATCCAAGGCAGAATCAGCTGTCAACGTAGCCCTGAAACTCATTGAACAGGACGGCGTGGTAGCCATCATCGGTCCCAACTCCTCCAAACAGGCAGTTCCCGCAGGCGGAACCTGCAACGACAACCGCACCCCCATGGTTTCCCCGTGGTCCACCAACCCGGACACTACCAAAAACCGCCCCTGGGTTTTCCGTGCAGCCTTCCTCGATCCTTTTCAGGGTCCTGTTGCTGTAAACTTTGCCACCAAGCAGTTCAAAGCCAAGAGCGCGGCGGTTCTCTTTGATATTTCCAACGACTACTCCAAGGGTCTGGCCGAAATCTTCAAGGAAGTATTTGAAAAGAAAAACGGCGCAAGTTCCATCGTTGCTTTTGAATCCCACGGCACCAAGGATCAGGATTTTTCCGCACAGCTGACCAAAATCATCAACTCTAATCCTGACTTCATCTTCGTTCCCGACAACTACAATCAGGTTGCACTTATTGTTAAACAGGCCCGCGACCTCGGTTACAAAGGCCCCTTCATGGGTTCCGACGCATGGGGTTCCGCTGAGCTGATGAAACTTTGCGGCGACGACTGCAAAGGCCAGTTCTTCTCCACTCACTACGCAGCAGCAGGAGCCAAAGGCGCAACCAAAAAATTCATTGACCGCTACGAAGCAAAATACGGCGAAACTCCTGATGACGTAGCAGCCCTCACCTGGGACGCAACCCGTCTGGTGCTGCAGGCCATTCAGGACGCAGGCTCCTACAATTCCGACCTCAAGGCCGAACGCAAAGCCATCCGCGATGCCCTGAGCAACATCAAGGAATTCGCAGGCATTACCGGCTCCATGAAATTTGACAGCCAGGGCGACCCCATCAAATGCGCTGTTGTTGTCCGCATCGACGAAAACGGCAATTTCGTATTCGCCGAATCCGTCTGCCCTTAA
- a CDS encoding branched-chain amino acid ABC transporter permease, whose translation MDILIQNLLNGLQWGSFYALIALGYTLVYGVLLLINFAHGDIFMVGAYIAFFVATAFLGFMDFAPWMVLALTVPLTMILTAGVGVTIERIAYRPLRRKGAHRLYVVITALMCGLILENGNLALLGASRKKFPELLDKVVYTFGNVSVTNLKIIVIFAAIAVFLLLQFIVTKTKIGMAMRGISYDKFAIPLMGIPIDNVIVFTFVLGSGMAGLAGLLFAMSYPILEPYMGALIGWKAFIAAVVGGIGDIRGAFIGGFLLGFIEVGVVALFPSTFRDLFAFSILLVILWIKPTGIFGVAKTTKI comes from the coding sequence GTGGATATTCTCATCCAGAATTTACTAAACGGCCTGCAGTGGGGCAGCTTCTACGCGCTCATCGCGCTGGGCTACACCCTTGTTTACGGGGTCCTGCTGCTGATCAACTTCGCCCACGGCGATATTTTCATGGTCGGGGCCTATATCGCATTTTTCGTTGCCACGGCCTTTCTCGGCTTTATGGACTTTGCCCCGTGGATGGTGCTGGCCCTGACCGTGCCGCTGACCATGATCCTCACAGCCGGAGTCGGGGTAACCATTGAGCGCATCGCCTACCGCCCCCTGCGCAGAAAAGGGGCGCACAGGCTTTACGTGGTCATCACCGCTCTTATGTGCGGTCTGATCCTTGAGAACGGCAACCTCGCCCTGCTGGGTGCCAGCCGTAAAAAATTTCCCGAACTGCTTGATAAGGTGGTCTACACCTTCGGCAATGTCTCAGTGACCAACCTGAAGATAATTGTCATCTTCGCGGCCATTGCCGTCTTTCTGCTTTTGCAGTTCATCGTCACAAAGACCAAGATCGGTATGGCCATGCGCGGAATTTCCTATGACAAATTTGCCATCCCGCTCATGGGCATTCCCATTGATAACGTGATTGTGTTCACCTTTGTGCTCGGTTCCGGCATGGCCGGGCTGGCTGGACTGCTCTTTGCCATGTCCTATCCCATCCTTGAGCCGTACATGGGTGCGCTCATCGGCTGGAAAGCATTCATCGCGGCAGTGGTCGGCGGTATCGGAGACATTCGCGGAGCCTTTATCGGCGGATTCCTGCTCGGTTTTATCGAAGTCGGCGTGGTCGCCCTCTTCCCCTCCACCTTCAGGGACCTGTTCGCCTTTTCCATCCTGCTGGTCATCCTCTGGATAAAACCAACGGGAATATTCGGCGTTGCCAAGACAACCAAGATCTAA